Proteins from a genomic interval of Pseudomonas asplenii:
- a CDS encoding DUF4174 domain-containing protein, which produces MFVRSLTFATLSVFASGPLLAADVDSPLAQDFEKSRALVVIAPSTADPTLVGLKKALDDPANRKAFDERQMVFYEVAQTVGKRADKFMEQPTTMALIRGLKLGVTPEGKSTVILVGKDGQQRTLEHDGPLPIAEVFKAVDALPASEKAIVAPTPPPAAVEAKPEKGGKPGKAEKPGKATAAPKDLDD; this is translated from the coding sequence ATGTTCGTCCGGTCTTTGACCTTCGCCACCCTGTCGGTCTTCGCGTCTGGCCCGTTGCTGGCCGCCGATGTCGACTCTCCGTTGGCCCAGGACTTCGAAAAATCCCGTGCCTTGGTGGTGATTGCGCCGAGCACCGCCGACCCGACCCTGGTCGGGTTGAAAAAGGCCCTCGACGACCCGGCCAACCGCAAGGCGTTCGACGAGCGTCAAATGGTCTTCTACGAGGTGGCGCAGACCGTGGGCAAGCGTGCCGACAAGTTCATGGAGCAGCCGACCACCATGGCGCTGATTCGCGGGTTGAAGCTGGGCGTCACGCCGGAAGGCAAGTCCACGGTGATCCTGGTCGGCAAGGACGGCCAGCAGCGGACCCTCGAACATGACGGGCCGTTGCCGATAGCCGAGGTGTTCAAGGCGGTCGATGCGTTGCCGGCCTCTGAGAAGGCAATTGTCGCGCCGACGCCACCGCCAGCCGCCGTCGAGGCCAAGCCGGAGAAGGGCGGCAAGCCCGGCAAGGCGGAAAAGCCGGGTAAGGCAACGGCGGCGCCCAAAGATCTGGATGACTGA
- a CDS encoding class I SAM-dependent methyltransferase, protein MSGVHKAANVGFSAEAKTYANGRPDYSSELLPWLRDTLGIGPGAQVVDLGAGTGKFTRLLTETGATLTAIEPVEAMRAELVARLPQVRALSGTADSMPLNSAAADALTCAQAFHWFAHEAALAEIHRVLKPGGRLGLVWNVRDESVDWVAQITRIITPYEGDTPRFHTGAWRLPFNGRYFSTLELSRFEYSHVGTPQEVIIDRFLSVSFIAALSAPEKTAVAEQLHHLIQTHPDLRGRKTIAFPYRTEAYSGIRLD, encoded by the coding sequence ATGTCGGGTGTTCACAAGGCTGCAAACGTTGGTTTCAGTGCCGAGGCCAAGACCTACGCCAATGGGCGCCCGGATTATTCCTCCGAGCTGCTCCCGTGGTTGCGCGATACCTTGGGCATTGGCCCTGGTGCCCAGGTGGTCGACCTGGGCGCAGGTACCGGCAAGTTTACTCGCCTGCTCACGGAGACCGGGGCAACGCTGACGGCGATCGAGCCCGTCGAAGCCATGCGGGCCGAGCTGGTTGCGCGCTTGCCGCAGGTTCGCGCGTTGTCCGGCACGGCCGATAGCATGCCTCTGAACTCTGCCGCAGCCGATGCGCTGACGTGCGCCCAGGCTTTTCACTGGTTTGCCCATGAGGCGGCGCTGGCCGAGATTCATCGAGTGCTCAAGCCCGGCGGGCGACTGGGGCTGGTGTGGAACGTGCGTGATGAATCGGTGGACTGGGTAGCGCAAATCACCCGGATCATCACGCCCTACGAAGGTGATACTCCGCGTTTCCATACCGGAGCCTGGCGTTTGCCCTTCAACGGTCGTTACTTCTCGACGCTGGAACTGAGCCGTTTCGAGTACAGCCATGTGGGTACGCCGCAGGAGGTGATCATCGATCGTTTTCTGTCAGTCAGTTTTATTGCCGCGCTATCGGCGCCGGAAAAGACCGCTGTCGCCGAGCAGCTTCACCACCTCATTCAGACTCATCCGGACTTGCGTGGCCGCAAAACCATCGCTTTTCCCTATCGTACCGAAGCCTATAGCGGCATCCGTCTGGATTGA